The region GTTACCAACGATCAGATAATCAAACCTCTCCATAAGCTTCCTCCTTGCCTAACTGGTGAACGAATCCTGGTAAACCAGAGCCCGGTTGGGACACTGCTTCACGCAGGCCGGTTCTCCCATTTCCTTACACAGATCGCACCTGGCTACTTTACGGTTGACTTCATCCATGACCACTGCCCCGTAGGGACAGGCCATAACGCAGCTGTAGCAGCCCACACAGCGGCCGGCATCGTGTTCCACCCGGCCGGTGAGGGGATCCCTGTACAGTGCCCCGCTGATGCATGCCTCCACGCAGGACGGTTCGTTACAGTGCCGGCAATGCACGGGGAGGGTAAAGGGCAGGTTTTCTTCCACCACCACCCGGGGTACCGGACGTGGTGTTTCATGGAGAAATGCTTTGAGAATGTTTTTACTGCGTGAATGTGCCACCACGCACCAGACCTCACACAGGTGGCAACCAATACAGACTTCCGGTTTGGCCACAACTCGAGGCATGTCCGTCGCTCCTTCCCCGATAGACTATAGACTAAGGTGGTTAAAAGTGGTTAAAAAGAGTAAAAAAAAGCCCACGGCAGGCCTGTGGGATGGAAAGGGACATTTTCCTCCTGGAAAGGTGACCTGCACGTGGGCCTCGTTGCCCTCGTTGTCCCGGCACACCGTTGTACCGGGTTTCGCTTGTTTTATTATTGTCGCCCACCTCGGGTAGCGGGCGTTCCCCGTCGCCCGGTGCTCCGGCCTGGAGCGAGCAAGCTTAATACTTGGTCAGATACTCCTCAATTTCCCAGGGATGTACCTGCACGCGGTAACGATCCCATTCAATGCGCTTGGCCTCCATAAAGCGGCTGAACACGTGGGGGCCGAGGGCTTCCTTGATCACCTCGTCCCGCTCCAGCTCGTCCAGGGCTTCCTTCAAACTCTCGGGCAGGCAGCCGATGCCCCGCTCCTCCCGTTCCCTGGCACTCATTTCATAAATGTTGCAGTCGCAGGGCGGCGGAGGCAAAATGCGGTTTTTAATACCGTCCAGCCCTGCCGCCAGGCACACTGCCAGGGCCAGGTACGGGTTGCAGGACGGATCCGGGCTGCGCAGCTCGATGCGGGTTGACTGACCCCGCTTGGCCGGAATACGGATGAGGGGGCTGCGGTTGCGGGAGGACCAGGCGATATACACCGGTGCCTCGTAACCGGAAACCAGACGCTTGTACGAGTTTACCGTCGGGTTGGTTATGGCGGCAATGGCCCGCGCGTGCTTCATCAAGCCGCCGATGTAATACAGGGCCGTATCGCTCAACTGCAGGGGTGCCTGGGGATCATAAAAGGCATTCTCCCCGTTTTTCATAAGGGACTGGTTCAAGTGCATGCCCGAACCGGCAATGCCGAATATGGGCTTGGGCATGAAGGAAGCATGCAGCCCGTGCCTCTGAGCGATGGTGCGCACCACAAACTTAAAGGTGACCACCTTGTCGGCGGTATCCAGGGCATCGGCATATTTAAAATCAATTTCGTGCTGCCCGGGAGCCACCTCATGGTGGGAAGCCTCGATTTCAAAACCCATCTGCTCCAGGGTGAGGACCATGTCCCGCCGGGCATCTTCACCCAAATCCACAGGCGTCAGGTCAAAATAGCCCGCCCGGTCGTGGGTTATGGTAGTGGGACGGCCGTCACTGTCTACGTGGAAAAGGAAGAACTCCGCCTCCGGCCCCACGTTCATGGTAAAACCCATTTCCCGCGCTTCGGCTATAACACGCTTGAGCACGAAACGGGGGTCGCCGATAAAGGGCGTGCCGTCGGCGTTATAAATGTCACATATCAACCGGGCCACCGCCCCGTCCCGGGGGCGCCAGGGAAAGACTACAAAGGTGGCCGGGTCGGGACGCAAGTACATGTCCGATTCTTCGATCCGGACAAAACCTTCAATAGAAGAGCCGTCAAACATAAGCTCCCCGTTTAAAGCCTTGTCCAACTGTTCCACGGTAATGGATACGTTTTTTAATACTCCAAAAATATCAGTAAACTGCAGGCGGATAAATTTTACTCCCAGTTCTTTGGCCAGGTGTCTTACATCATCGTTAGTCAACTGAGCCACGGCCCTCACACCTCTCCCTTCTAAAAAACCGGGGCTATTACGAAAAAAAGGCCACACCTGCAGGATAGCGGTTTCACCTGCTGAATGTGGGCCCCATTGCCCCCTCCCGGATACAACATCGTACCCGAATTATGTTTTTGCACCGTTATTTTAAAGCTAGTTTATAGTATATACCATAAATGCCTCAAAAGAAAAGGGCTTTTTGACAAATTTTTGCCCCTGGAAAAAAGACCCTACCGGGTATCCCCGGCAGGGCTATTAGGAGGATGGTAACAAAACCTTTTAAAACTTGGTTAGATACTCTTCAATTTCCCAGGGGTGAACCTGGACGCGGTAGTTTTCCCATTCCTTCTGTTTGGCCTCCACAAACTTAGTATAAATGTCTTCACCCAGGGCTCCCCGGATCACTTCATCCCCGGCCAGTTCCTGCAGGGCTTCCTCCAGGCTGGCGGGCAGGCTCTCGATGCCCAGTTCCCGCCGCTCGGCAGCGGTCATCTCGTAAATGTTGCGGTCACAGGGAGGCGGCGGTTCAATGCGGTTTCTAATCCCATCCAGGCCGGCCGCCAGGCAAACCGCCAGGGCCAGGTAGGGGTTGCAGGACGGGTCGGGGTTGCGCAGCTCAATGCGGGTGGACATGCCCCGCTTGGCCGGGATGCGGATGAGCGGGCTGCGGTTGCGCCCCGACCAGGCAATATAAACCGGAGCCTCATAACCGGGTACCAGGCGTTTATAGGAGTTTACCGTGGGGTTGGTTATCGCGGCCAGGGCCCGGGCGTGCTTCATTAGACCGCCGATGT is a window of Desulfofundulus luciae DNA encoding:
- a CDS encoding 4Fe-4S dicluster domain-containing protein produces the protein MPRVVAKPEVCIGCHLCEVWCVVAHSRSKNILKAFLHETPRPVPRVVVEENLPFTLPVHCRHCNEPSCVEACISGALYRDPLTGRVEHDAGRCVGCYSCVMACPYGAVVMDEVNRKVARCDLCKEMGEPACVKQCPNRALVYQDSFTS
- the glnA gene encoding type I glutamate--ammonia ligase, giving the protein MAQLTNDDVRHLAKELGVKFIRLQFTDIFGVLKNVSITVEQLDKALNGELMFDGSSIEGFVRIEESDMYLRPDPATFVVFPWRPRDGAVARLICDIYNADGTPFIGDPRFVLKRVIAEAREMGFTMNVGPEAEFFLFHVDSDGRPTTITHDRAGYFDLTPVDLGEDARRDMVLTLEQMGFEIEASHHEVAPGQHEIDFKYADALDTADKVVTFKFVVRTIAQRHGLHASFMPKPIFGIAGSGMHLNQSLMKNGENAFYDPQAPLQLSDTALYYIGGLMKHARAIAAITNPTVNSYKRLVSGYEAPVYIAWSSRNRSPLIRIPAKRGQSTRIELRSPDPSCNPYLALAVCLAAGLDGIKNRILPPPPCDCNIYEMSAREREERGIGCLPESLKEALDELERDEVIKEALGPHVFSRFMEAKRIEWDRYRVQVHPWEIEEYLTKY